A single genomic interval of Sceloporus undulatus isolate JIND9_A2432 ecotype Alabama chromosome 2, SceUnd_v1.1, whole genome shotgun sequence harbors:
- the LOC121920940 gene encoding probable clathrin heavy chain 1 codes for MKRTRPRWQFSRHERLCGMEVIGYHRDVNCVWMALSALGLEQGLVVGLTQLYWQGGPLSQVIEAQAVALPQHRFSRNPKPSTALLAAVRRGKERTGQFHVVELGPHQAGNAALLSARGTLPFKGPWLGDFPSVVQFLTDLGVAMILTKHAFLFLVDVETAQTIHCIQLICDIVFTTVIDDDRPHSLLGVCRSGKVLSISICPDALWQYLSHHPASLSLSQRVLQLVGEIPPR; via the exons ATGAAAC GTACCAGACCAAGATGGCAGTTCAGCCGGCATGAACGACTTTGTGGCATGGAAGTGATAGGGTATCACCGGGATGTCAATTGTGTGTGGATGGCTCTTTCAGCTCTAGGACTTGAGCAG GGCCTGGTTGTGGGTTTGACCCAGCTGTATTGGCAGGGGGGTCCCCTGTCTCAGGTCATAGAAGCCCAAGCAGTGGCTCTGCCACAGCACAGATTTTCCAGAAATCCAAAACCTTCAACTGCCCTCTTGGCTGCTGTGCGAAGAGGCAAGGAACGGACTGGACAG ttccATGTGGTGGAGCTTGGTCCCCACCAGGCagggaatgcagctttgcttagTGCCCGTGGCACCTTGCCCTTCAAGGGACCGTGGCTAGGGGACTTCCCCAGTGTTGTACAG TTCTTGACTGACTTGGGTGTGGCCATGATACTTACGAAGCATGCCTTTCTCTTCCTTGTGGATGTTGAGACAGCACAAACCATCCATTGCATCCAGCTGATCTGTGACATTGTTTTTACTACTGTAATTGATGATGACAGGCCCCATAGCCTACTAGGAGTCTGCCGCAGTGGCAAG GTCCTCTCTATCTCCATCTGCCCTGATGCCCTGTGGCAATATCTGTCTCACCATCCTGCCAGCCTTTCCCTTTCCCAACGAGTGCTGCAGCTGGTAGGTGAGATCCCTCCTCGATAG